One genomic region from Candidatus Zixiibacteriota bacterium encodes:
- a CDS encoding ABC transporter permease yields the protein MSVRSCSRLLSVFLGGYTVDNAFHWHVRKKGLRVISRSYSHYPVCTQQGCPLFSLDLGRPSFYHGRNLGEDYTILTAFNNWLKNFAFESQRLVFFSFKMTLSVFGRPFYFTETLEQMYLIGVGSLYLVVLTGIFAGQGFALAFSQELADFGAKDYLGRIMAIAIIRELGPTLTGLMVASRVAAGITAEIGAMKSSNQLDAMTAFGIDPIRKIAAPRLIALFIMVPVLTILMDVIAIFGGWVVAVLISHVSSTLYWASVKERLVFGNLFIGIFKPFVFSFVIAFISCYKGFTSEGGTKGVGQATTNSVVLASITILIVNFFITKVIFTYIKGYL from the coding sequence GTGAGTGTACGTTCGTGTTCGAGATTATTGTCGGTCTTTCTTGGCGGTTATACCGTTGATAATGCGTTTCACTGGCATGTGAGAAAAAAAGGACTCCGAGTCATCTCGAGGTCTTATTCGCACTATCCTGTCTGTACACAGCAAGGCTGTCCGCTCTTTTCCCTTGACTTAGGACGCCCAAGCTTCTACCATGGCCGGAACTTGGGAGAGGACTACACTATTCTAACTGCCTTTAATAACTGGCTCAAAAATTTTGCGTTTGAATCTCAGCGCCTCGTTTTCTTTTCATTCAAGATGACGCTTTCGGTTTTCGGCCGGCCATTCTATTTTACTGAGACACTTGAGCAAATGTATCTTATCGGAGTGGGTTCGCTCTATCTGGTCGTACTGACTGGAATATTTGCCGGACAAGGCTTTGCTCTGGCCTTCTCGCAGGAATTGGCTGATTTTGGGGCAAAAGACTATCTCGGACGAATAATGGCCATTGCTATTATTCGAGAACTCGGACCGACCTTGACGGGCCTGATGGTCGCCTCGCGGGTTGCCGCAGGGATTACCGCCGAGATTGGCGCTATGAAGTCATCGAATCAGCTCGATGCCATGACCGCCTTCGGCATTGATCCCATCAGGAAGATTGCCGCACCGCGGCTTATTGCGCTTTTTATTATGGTCCCGGTACTGACGATTCTGATGGACGTCATCGCTATCTTCGGTGGATGGGTTGTTGCCGTGCTCATATCACATGTATCGTCAACATTGTACTGGGCGAGTGTGAAAGAACGACTTGTTTTTGGGAATCTATTTATTGGAATATTCAAACCATTCGTGTTCTCATTTGTGATTGCCTTTATTTCTTGTTATAAAGGATTTACATCAGAAGGCGGGACTAAAGGGGTAGGGCAGGCAACCACTAATTCGGTGGTGCTGGCATCGATTACAATTCTCATTGTGAACTTCTTTATCACCAAGGTCATATTTACTTATATCAAAGGGTATTTATGA
- a CDS encoding FlgD immunoglobulin-like domain containing protein gives MTVVVAVLMAPALILAAGNRLAPSKATAGTDNTITIPLEISNLDGLMAMDIPLKFSEGVTLKEVTFENTRTEYFDLKLSNINNEKNTVVIGMISQASGERKPELTAGEGAVANLVFTIDNPAITEVTLEAVKLESPHHSLLFIYREDGANGSVHTRVEPKFENVTVSLSGITPDGMPKEFSLNQNYPNPFNPSTQIAFALPTASKVELSIFNVLGQKVNTVVDGDMPAGNHTVTWDGRNASGSSVSSGVYFYRIVAGSNIQTRKMMMLK, from the coding sequence ATGACAGTAGTCGTTGCTGTACTTATGGCTCCGGCTCTGATTCTTGCCGCGGGGAACCGCTTAGCTCCTTCCAAGGCAACAGCAGGAACGGACAACACAATCACTATTCCTTTGGAAATTTCCAACTTGGATGGTCTAATGGCTATGGACATTCCGTTAAAGTTTTCTGAAGGCGTAACTCTCAAAGAGGTTACCTTCGAAAACACACGTACGGAATACTTTGATCTGAAGTTGTCTAACATCAATAACGAGAAAAACACTGTCGTTATCGGTATGATCAGCCAAGCGTCCGGTGAACGCAAGCCGGAGCTCACTGCTGGCGAAGGTGCCGTTGCAAACCTTGTGTTTACCATTGATAATCCTGCGATTACAGAAGTGACTTTGGAAGCGGTGAAGCTTGAATCTCCGCACCACTCGCTACTCTTCATCTATCGCGAAGATGGCGCAAACGGCTCCGTACACACCCGTGTCGAGCCCAAGTTCGAGAATGTTACAGTCTCTCTTTCAGGCATCACCCCGGATGGAATGCCGAAAGAATTCAGTCTGAACCAGAACTATCCTAATCCGTTTAACCCGTCGACCCAAATCGCGTTTGCTTTGCCAACCGCTTCAAAGGTCGAATTGTCAATCTTCAATGTGCTTGGCCAGAAGGTCAACACTGTTGTCGACGGTGACATGCCAGCGGGGAATCACACGGTAACCTGGGACGGCCGAAATGCGAGTGGAAGCTCCGTGTCAAGCGGTGTCTATTTCTATCGCATCGTTGCCGGATCGAATATCCAGACCCGCAAGATGATGATGTTAAAGTAA